From the genome of Papaver somniferum cultivar HN1 chromosome 2, ASM357369v1, whole genome shotgun sequence, one region includes:
- the LOC113351844 gene encoding uncharacterized protein LOC113351844, whose product MAPQQGSGKREWVEKGKKPRHEPRTYTPLNAPLEEIFKEVKKRNDIRYPKTRGNQFDETRNHPEFCHYHQYRGRSTNNCREVKDIVQHLIRDGYLRHFVKTTPTSTQPDALVHQVRIDRGTQFTYNTISHSANQGFDLGTSITSRIHKRDRAGKEIFSVAKTLPMEPWMMQPTTFSEKDVPSNGQAHGDPLVITLLIEEWGLKIMLMDSGSSFEVLFYDTFKRMELSDDILIHSTYRIYGFNGTVTVPKGEVTLRVSDGEGYLDTLTTFCVVDVVSPYEEILGRPWIAGIKGVASAYHQKLRFPSYRGVLEVLGDPQAARQCMQLDIQQSEERRSRQRREKNKAKEAKAAEELEKVLSQSITAYETGEQEIL is encoded by the coding sequence ATGGCACCACAGCAAGGCTCGGGAAAGAGGGAATGGGTCGAGAAAGGAAAAAAGCCTCGTCATGAACCAAGAACATACACGCCTCTGAACGCACCATTGGAAGAAATATTCAAGGAAGTAAAAAAGCGAAATGACATCAGATACCCAAAGACTAGGGGGAACCAGTTTGACGAGACAAGAAACCATCCCGAGTTTTGTCATTACCATCAGTACCGAGGTCGTTCGACTAATAATTGCCGAGAGGTAAAAGACATTGTCCAACATTTGATCCGAGATGGGTACTTACGACACTTTGTTAAGACAACGCCGACATCTACCCAGCCCGATGCTCTCGTGCATCAAGTGAGGATCGACCGAGGAACTCAGTTCACCTACAATACCATCTCACACTCGGCAAATCAAGGGTTCGACTTGGGGACCAGCATTACTTCTAGAATCCACAAGAGAGATCGTGCGGGAAAAGAGATCTTTAGTGTAGCAAAAACTTTGCCTATGGAACCATGGATGATGCAACCGACCACCTTCTCAGAAAAAGATGTCCCATCGAATGGCCAAGCACATGGAGACCCCCTAGTAATCACCTTACTCATCGAGGAGTGGGGGCTGAAAATAATGCTGATGGACAGTGGGAGTTCATTCGAGGTCCTATTTTACGACACGTTTAAAAGAATGGAGCTATCTGATGATATTTTAATCCATTCAACTTATCGGATCTACGGCTTCAATGGTACAGTGACCGTGCCAAAGGGAGAAGTCACTCTCAGAGTCTCGGATGGAGAAGGATATTTGGACACACTTACCACATTTTGTGTAGTGGATGTCGTATCGCCCTATGAAGAAATTCTCGGCAGGCCTTGGATCGCGGGCATCAAAGGGGTGGCGTCGGCATACCATCAGAAATTAAGGTTCCCATCTTACCGGGGGGTTTTGGAAGTATTAGGAGATCCCCAGGCTGCAAGACAATGTATGCAACTGGATATTCAACAAAGTGAAGAAAGGCGATCAAGACAGCGCCGAGAAAAGAACAAAGCTAAGGAAGCTAAAGCAGCGGAAGAATTGGAGAAGGTACTCTCACAATCCATTACAGCCTACGAAACAGGCGAGCAAGAGATCTTATAG